The Phragmites australis chromosome 1, lpPhrAust1.1, whole genome shotgun sequence genomic interval TTGCCCTTCGCAAGGCCATGTTCGCCGCCGCGCACGGCACCGTCAACCCTAGCCCCAGTTCCGGCACCAGCAACCCCCGCAAGCGCAAGAACCATCACCAACGTCAGCCGACGGCCCCGTGAGCTGTGTCGTGCCATGGCTTGCGAAGCATCGGCAGCAAGGGAGAGAgcgaagggagaaaaaaaacGAAACGTTATGTTTATGATGGCAATAATGGGTAAATATGTGATATAATCCATAATCTACAATCAAGAAGCAGCCTTTTCTCTGAATTATGGATTATAGCATAATCTGCATCCAGATTATGGAATcgacatgtttattttttattctgattttaaaatataaatcctaaaattataataaaaaataaaaatacctaAATTAAATAAGAAAGTAACTCCATGAATCGAACACTTAAAATGAGAGTGGATGTACGGAACACATTAGAAGGAATGATACTATGATCATGCTAACGGGAATAAAACGTACATGTATTTTCATCCAGGTGAGCATGGGGTGAAATAGCCGGCGCTCTCCActatgagaaaaatagaaaaaataaattaatggaAGGGAGTCCTTCTTCGTGATTCCATCTCAGATGGGAAAAATGTCAAATCACATTCAGAACACCATAACCAAGTCTTCCTTAAACCTGCGTTGAACGTGGATGGGGCTCCAGGTGCAGGCAGCAAACAATTTCATCTTCCACTGGACgcttccccgccgccgcctccctcgaCGTCGACCTCGAAAAATAACGGCGGGTTGTCCAGGACGAGCCCAACGTCGCCACTCGTTCCGTCCCTGTCCCTAAGGAGCAATACTACAGGAGATAAGCAGGCTGCACATCTTCGGCTTCAGCTTTTGATCCAACAGGGCATGGCTGGCTTTGATGTCCCGGTGAATGATCCGATCCGTGTTTCTGACTAACATCAAACCTCTTTTGCCAATTCAAATGCATGCTCTGGTCATCAGCAGCACACGCAAAAGAAGATTGATTCTTCTTACCTTACTTTGCGACCTATAGTGGGTTTACGGATGATATATCACCAAAGAATCAATCATATCTGACGTTACTGTAAGGGGGGAAGTCATACATCCTCGTAAAGCTCTATGTTaagctactattttttttttctaacaaaATCAGCTGCATAGGGGGGAAAAGGATATGATTGTGCTGATTGATATGTTGCAGATTTTATATCTTCTTGAATTTCAAAATGAATTGCATCATTTCAGACCTACGAACTGTTCCTTCATGTCATGCTTAATTTAGGCTGCACTGAAACTTGAATTAAACAAGAAATTGAAGTTCATGCGCTAACAACATACTACGAGCATGGACTAAGAAATGCGCTGAGCTTAAATTTACCGAATAGAAACAGATCTAATCTCCTATTTAAGTGATATTCGTATATCAGGAAGCTTTCAGGGCCATCCACACCGCATCCAAGCAACTTCACCAAATTTTTCTGACACGCTTGGCTTATCACATCAACTTCATTGAAGAACTAATCGATGCACTGTTTTGTGTTCAGGAATAATCTCTTTGCAGCAACTTCATTCCCACCAGGAACAACAGCCTGTATATCAAACCTGTGAGTAAGAAGCCCTTGCAGAAAAAAACTTTCTTACCACAACAATCTAGTAGTATATTGCAAAGTTTTACTTCCTTTTATCATACCTTGTACACAGTACCGTTGCTGCCCTGACCAAGCTTGTTTTGCCAAACTGAACTCACATGTCCCTTTCTTCAAATCCTTATAACTGAAATTCAAACATGACTGAGATATCCTTGCAGGAAGTTCTTGTTACGGATGTGAAGCTTGTATTGAACAACCCAAAAAGGGCATATATGTAGTACAAAGAGGAAGAAACCCTAGAAAAGGGAAAATACACTTTTACCCTTAACACCTCCTAAAATGCAAGGTGTATGTAATAGCGTTGCATTTGAAGAGAATATGACGCTAAGCACTAGACTTAGGACACAATATAACACTAGATAGACATTCAAAGGCCGAGTCTCCACCATTGTCGTAgtttgcaaatcttgaaaaccTTGCCAAACCGAACAGATGTGAAGAGAAGCACAAAAGTAGAGAGTCATGATGACAAACGACAAAGAAATACCTCTAGTCAAGACAACAAATAATAGCAATGGACGGGTCACGCATAAGTTCGAACGAGTGTCGCTCAAATCGAATAGGTCTGGACCGAACAATCCGCGAAGCTATGAGCAGTAGTTAGGGGCTGCAGAAGGACCAAGAAGGCAAAGCcgcatcaacaatgataagaagTGATTAGCGGGAAGCGTGGCCAAACACAAAATGAAACGTAGCAATCGGCGACCGACAAGGATTTTATGGACTCGCGTGGCACGGACGACTCAAGGAGAGCAAAGCGAATTTTGATGGACGCAGTGGAACGAATCAACTAGACCAAGATACTAGCAGTAGCAACAAAAGATGGCTAGCGGCAGCCATCTTCAAAAGGAAGGCCTAATAGCAAGTATGGCCTAGCATGCCAAATTAGAAGAAAGCAAACCTAGCACCATATGACTCTAAACACTACTcagccccacatgtggcccaaAAGCTCCACCAAAGCAAGCAGATCGATGTGTAGCCCAAACTCCTCCAGGATAGTAGATCGCTAGCCACAAACTTGCCCTCATAGGCAAACAGAGAGAGACGACATCCCTTGCAGTGCCCGAATCCGGGCGGATCAAGGCGACAGCGCCCCTGATCCAGGCGGATCCAGAGAGGGTTCGTGGGGAGCAGCCAGGGGCAGTCGAGCGGAGGCACATGGCCGTGCTCGACGCGAAGCGCGGGGCCGTTGAGGGCGCCGCCAGCGAGGAGGGCGACGGTCATAGAGCACGGCGAGGCAACCGGAGCACGGTAGAGAGAGCCCGCGTGGCAGAGAGACGGCCGAGGTCGTAGACCCACGTGTCTGAGAGGTGGCGTGTGGCGGATAGCTGCGCGAGGTCCGCCTCGGACGGCGCAGACGCGACCCTAGTCCCTCCCGATGGCGGAGCAGCAGGCAGCATCTGCCAGGGAGAAGCGACCCGAGGCAGATCGGCCACAGCAAGGGGGCGGAGTAGCCCGGGGCGAATCCGATGGGGAGAGGATTGCGCGAGCCAGTGGACGAGTGGCCAGGCACGCTAAGTGGACAGGCGACACAGATCCAACTGTGAGGTGATgaacggtgatgtcctaagggggggggggaattaggacacttaaaactatttctgctccaaacaacacaagataaatctatatcaatttctatctaaatgtactctagatttatctagtgtgtctactctaccgactaaagcgcttgcaacctatctaaaaaggtaaattacaagtaagtaaatgcaaaaacgtaaataaggtagagagagcaaactcggcatacggattttttttctcatggtatcgatggcatgaatatcacccttagtccacgttggagctccacaaaggatatgctcccggtcggcacccggtcacgacctttgagccaccgagtcacaaagataagacctccacccggatgagccagcaaggcaaggtctcaccattagTCTCTCTTCCAGATCCtcaccgtcgtgatcactttggagcttgagccacaaaagtAAGGAtctccgcatccccgtacaatcgccttgccgtcgctccacaccaagtcggagggtcaacaagcttgctgacgggtcaccaagactccaaggtgccgatgTACCAAGAGGTAGACTAttggattactccttgatccactctttaggcggcaatcacctagcaactcattctctaggcctataagcactaatcactaactaatcttgtgcttaatcaccttggatgatcactttaagtactttggtggcttggatgccttctctgatgtatatgaacttctctagactctagcacactcaaatgactgagtggaggggggtatttatagcctcaaactcatgcactagccgttaacccaacaactctaaaaagttattaacaccggaACAGtggtactaacaccagatcatccggtgagtacactcttgaaaccccactcaagcctctgtgaacaccggatactacGGTGTATACTCAACTTTCATCActggactttccggtgagtataccttaatcatccgagccaacatcttctctgtgtaaattgctctggtgtattctccattgcacatcacttcatcaccggaccatccggtgcgttatcctccgccaaccgagccaatgcaaccatctctggaaaatatgctccggtgtacaaatcttcagagcaccggaccttctggtgaggccacaacattctcccctttgtcaataatgctccggtgcattcctccagtgtgttcaaatcaatcatcgGACTCCGATggggtcttcttcttcgtctttaCACTGTTCATTATTCGGTGAATTGTCcggtgcacttctcttcatcatcggatcttccggtgtgttgaccttcgatcttcaacagctgcaaccttctctggtggaaatactttggtgtgttcaaccatgtgaacaccggaccatccagtgaagtTATTTCTCCTAGaacttttttcaattcaaccaagctttgtcccggcttcagtggcttcttcatgtattgcatccatgagacttactaacatatattcttgataaacatgttagtcccaatgactatatcgtcattaatcaccaaaatcataatcataacctaatatggctattttcgctacaggtGGCACCTGCTGTGCTCGACGAAGGCAGCTGTAGTCTAAGGGTTTGCTACTACTGCTTCTATTGGTACTACTAACCTACAACTAAGAGGTGGCCGCTCCCGTGAGTGGAGATTGCTCCTATCGGGGGCAACAAGTGGAAATGAATCGGTGGCTAGTTTCAGTTTGGATCGAGAAGAGACTAGAGCTCTGGTACCATGTTATAAATGTGAAGCTTGTATTGAACAGCCCAAAAAGAGCATATATAGTACAAAGGGGATGAACTAAAAAAAGACACTTTTACCCTTAATAGTTCTGAGCCATTCAAACCCGCGGTTATTGAAGTATTACAAGCAATTGAAGCAAATAAAAAGTGGATTCAATAAAGGAGTGAAGGAAGTTTAGGACAAGCCTGCGATACTATACCTCTCAATGATCTGTCTCCTGCCTTAggagctttcttcttcttacATGCCAATATTGAAATGACATGTACAAGAATGACACCTACAGAGGAAGTCAGGACTGTCCAAAAAACAATCTGTTTCCTCGAGCTGACACTTGACGCAGAGTCCTTCCAGAATGGTGTTGTTGAATATTTGATGAAGCAGCCTTCAAAGAGTGTGCGGCCTTCCTCCACTGGTGCACATTTGACCACAAATGCAACAGCTGCACTGAGGCAGGCTGCGCAACTTGATGTATTCAGGTTCTGCCAGCACTAAGCAAGCACATAAGCCGCTACTTTCAAAGATCTAGAGACTGAACTAACTGCAAATCCTTTGTTATTCTTGACAGCCAAGGAAGTCACATTACTCAATGCGCTATTCATAACTGAACTAAAGCCCCGTGGGTCTGAGCTGCAGTTACCTGAGGAGCACACACTTGTATCCAGCGAGTCCGTGAACTCGTCGAAGAAAGAGTAATTTGCATACCTGATGAACCAACCATCGAGATATATCCTGCCTCCAATTTGAGGATAGCATTTCGGAAGAATATACCTTATTTCTGAATAGCACAGAGTGCTGTCGACCTTGCTTAGATCTTCCAGACATTGCACGAGCCTGTAGTAGGTAATGGGATCTTGCCCAACAGAAGTCATCCCATATCCCGGTTGCTCAAGGTCTGAGTTTAGGTTGTCAAAGGCGAGGACAAAGTAGTTGGCCCAAACTACTACAGGACCAGCAGCTTGGGTGTTGTTGCAGAACTCACGAACCACCGTTTCCCGAGGGTCAGCCTGGGTAGTAGTTGTTGTCCAGGAGGAGAAACAAGCAATGATGGCAGCAGCAACAAGAAAAGAACTGAACTCTCATTGCGCAACCACTAACCACCGtattttcttgttcttgtcaGAATTTCATGGTAAAATCATGGAACAGGAAATTAAGGTAACAAGAATACCTTAGCAAGCACTAATTTGCGCTAAACAATTTTTCTTCATAATTCATGGTGCATGCAAGTCAGAACTTAAGCTTGAGAGCTTAAGGCATTTGATAAATGTTAGCAGAAGATACCTTGCTCTGATTTGGATATTGTACTGGGGGTCTTTTGGTCGCAATAACTATTTGAAGATGTTCCGCCAATGATGACATGTTCAGGTGATCAACAGCAAATACCAGAAAGAAGATTACCCCTTTAATGATTACCAATAGAGTTTTATCCAATCTACATGACAGTTGAACCAtgatgctctctctctctgaagaGGCTCTGAGCAGCTAATTATGGGGAATTAGGTTTTATCCTTGCTTGATTGAATTGATGATGCGCCAAGCATTATATGATGACTTTTACGGTGCATTATACTATTAGAGGAGGGACAATAGTATTAGTTAGGGTATTATTGTAAATAGATAATTAGTTGATAGTTTTACCTAGTCTGCCACCGAGGTGGTGGTCGCGGCCACTATGGTGGTCACGGTAGCCGAGGACGTGGACGGCACCGACGATAGCAGGTCGAACGTCTCCCAGCTTTGTGTGGGCGGCGCGGCCGCGCGGCACGAGCTATTGGAAGCTCCACTGCCGCTACGTCTCCCACTCGTCCTCCTTCACCGCCGCCACCGTGGCCgaagccggaggaggaggcgaggtcTCGCTCATCACGGCAGGGAATGTACCTCTGGCCTTGGCACGCATCATGTTCTCATGCTACGTACATGAACCCCATGCACGCGCGTAATGAACCAAGCACTCCTGCACTCTCGGCAACAGCAACCAAGAACAAGCAAGCACTCTACTCTGCTTCCTCCAAAAAAAGATCTCTGCTTTGTCGGCGCGGACGAGTCCCTACCGCAAGAAGTGGCGAATTTGGAGGCGCCGGATCTGGGCAGGACGGGAGACACGGTTTCCAGCTACTCAATATAACAAATTACTAGCCTgccattccttttctttccaatATTGCCCTCCTACTAGTCATACTACCCTAAATACTACTTATACGAGTGGTGAGAAAGAACACTAGTATTAACAGATCTAGACCGTTGGATGTCTAATACTAGTGTCCTTCCACTAGTAGTATAATGCACCTTAAAAGTCCTCCATTATATAGCCAGCCTCCTAACGCAAGATGCTAACAAACCACTAACAAACTTATCTTAACTAAGCAATCTGACTAACCAATTGAATAACTTGCTAATGAAGATACTAACAACTTGAAGATAAGTGTGGTTTATCTCTAAGCCGTGGACGCTGAATTGCCGGTAGCTGGGCTGCTAGGCTTGGCCTTGGGCCCTTTCTTGCGCCGGTAACTCTAGCCGATGAAAGCGTCCACAACACTCCTGACAAAGTGTGATCAGGGGAgaagataaaaaagaagaattaaATTTTACAAGGTCTATCTGACAAGTCAGATTCATTAGGAGAGTTCATATAAAATCGAACAGATCAGACCCATTTGTAACACAAAGTATACATTAAACAGATTTGCGTGCAAGCTTGTATGCCAATAGCCTCGATTTTTTCTAATTAACAACAAATAAAACATTCAATTCTTTCTTTCAGAAATCCAAACATAATTTGAGTAAAAAGGTTGAATCAGGAATTTTGTTCTGAATTCGGATACTGATGACATTTATTTCATGACACAGTACCACCACGAAGCACAAAAACAATAGTCCATGCAAAATTCATCAATGAATTATCATCTTTATTCATTTAaagtatatgaatgtatatcaCAAGTGAAGTCACAGGAACTCGCTTGTATTATTGTGGTGGGacaaaaaaacattttgaagaatCTATCTGCTACCCTCCATTCTAGCACACTTTATGAAATATAGGCTGCTGGCTTCCCAAACGATCTATCTGCTAACATGATGATTTCACATCACACAAAACTGTACAAACTCTTAAATATATCCTCTTAggaactaaagaaaaaaaaatgctgagATTATCTCCCACTTAAGTAAGATCGAGACGAGCCTGACAGCGAAGGAGCAGAATTTGTGGACAGCAATTGGGATTGTTCCCCTTCTTTGATGTTCTCAACAGCCTCAACATTCAGAAATGGAGGATCACTCAAGACAATCTCCAAATCATGCCTGTGGTTTCTCAGCAACTCCACCACCTTCCCCATTGTAGGCCTGTCATCAGGGTTTGCTTGGGTGCATAGCAGTCCAATCTGCAGTATATGCATGACCTCATCCCTGATAGTGTCTTCATAGATGCTCCGATCAACAATCATCTCTACTGTGTTCTCCTTGTAGTGTTTCCATACCTTGAATTTAAAGAAGTTATTCAGATTAAACACATTATTATATGACAGTAACTTAGTGACTGACTGGAACTTGCACAGTCAGGTAAAAGGTCTACAGCACCATGTGATATGCTACAATGGCGTGCAATTCTGTACTTAGTGTATATACTCACTATAATAAATCATCCATGATCATGTTactgttgagtcaaattaagcacaatattctTTCATCTTTTACCTAATATGTAAAATTATCATATAAAACCAGGAGTTCACTGGCATTTATATTTTAAGTTACTTTCACGAGGAAACTTTTCTCTGGACAACAGGTTAGGATCAAGAAAACTTTGCAATTGGTCAGCAACTCTGCATGAGTCATTTCTTTGTCATGCTTATGTTCACTTACATATTGCATTGCATGTATCGTCATTTCCTAGTTGTCTAGGGATTTACTAGggttatagatttttttttcctattttagtTTATCACTTTGTCTTGAAGAGTGATTTTTTTCTAGGACTGACTAAACCTGTACTACTCTTTTTCATTGAGAGATGCAAATCTGCATGCTTCGAGAAAAGTGAACTTCAATCTCGAAATTCATGTTTAGAACTTCCATTTTTTAAATGATTCCTAAGATACAGAACTCTAAAAATGATTTAAGCATAACAACTAAGACAAGTACTATTTTAGCAAAGGCTTTTCCATGtttttttactgaaatgcatcaatCAACATACTAGTGCTTGCTCTACAATCTCAGTGCTTAAAGATATATGCAACTATGATGCTGCCAAGCTACGCAACTCTTTTGTGCAGATCATTATTATCCACCATTCTTCTAATCattagattttgaaaaaaatcaatctcttctataaaaagaaaaagatgaccTGGTTTAACAGACTATTGAATGGAGTACCGGCATGTTTTGGAAACTTACAGATCCCCGGATCGGCATATGCTGTACAGAACTATCAGAACAGAAATAAAGCAATTTCAATAGTGAGGTCAGTAAGATCAGATAACCTTTGTTAATAAAACCTGCCCTCCGTGTGAACCATTTGACCCGCTACATCTTTTCCCTGTTATAATCTCGAGAACAAGAACACCATAGCTGAAGACATCAGCCTTCTCTGTTAGATGCCCATGCACCACATATTCAGGAGCCATGTAGCCTCTGCAAGAAACTTATTTTGTTAGTTTAGAATCTAAAAGAAAATTCTCGAACAACGCAGGAGAGCTGAACGTTTTTGTATTAGAGATGGAAGAAAAACCGGTCCGGATAGAAAGCCCCAAGAGgcaaaaacagaaaagaaaaacgaaaacaGGCCTGCGACCACTCAAATGAAACTACGCACCACAGAAACAACAGAATAGCGACCAAAACAACACTCCCCAAGAATGCTAAAGGCCAGCCAGCCCCTTAGCTCCAGCCATTATCCACAGTTATTAGAGTCTCGACTTGCACTGTTGCCATTTGACATAACGGTGAAATGAATCATCCGGTAAGATAAAAAAAGGATCTTACAGTGTTCCAGCAGCACCAGTGGTAAGATGAGTAACGTCTTCTCCAAAAGCTCTTGCAAGGCCAAAATCTGTTATTTTGGGCTTCAACTTATCATCCAATAGAATATTACTAGCTTTGATATCTCGGTGGATAATCCGTGTTTCTGACTCCTCATGGAGATAAGAAAGTCCCTCGGCAATGCCTTGAATGATATCGACCCTCAGATCCCAGGTTAAATTTCTTCTACGACTTGCATCTGAGAGGTTGTTACGAGACAATAGGTTATTGTAATTTTTAAATACACATTTGAATTTTCTgtaaaaaatttgcaaaagcaGAAGAGTGTGCTCTGGGCAAGACATCATAGGATCAAATGAACAACCGAGTGGGGGCTTCAGGTCTTAAAGGTGCTAATTTTCCTAATGCAACTGCCATTGTTATTCAGATCTATTCACAATTGGTCAATGAGATTGCTCATTCTACTATCTAAAAAAAGCAGATATTTCAGGTGGATAGGCTATGGCCTCATTATTCATCAACGATGACAGAGTGCAGCACCAAAGAAGCAATAACATGTTGAGAAATGGAAGCGAGAACAGATTTGGTGGGCAGACAAGCCAACTATGAGTGAAGTCTGATCTTATATTGGCAAATAGAATGACAAGATTACCCTTTTTTATTGATTACGGCAGAACTCCTGTCtggttccaaaaaaaaaaaaaagattcccTTTTTAGAATTATCCAACCAGGAACTGCCAAAATAGTTAGACCCACGAATAGGAACATACTGAAAGAATAATTGTAAGCCAGTGCTAGTCATTTTCGATCATAATTTGACACTCTTCAAAGAATATTaccacaataaaaaaataatagtgaCAGATAGCATGTGAGAGGCTTACCAAACAAGAAGAGATAAAGACTCTTGTTGAAGTAGTACTCATAAACAAGCAAACTCTCTGGACCATCCACGCTGCAGCCAAGCAACTTAACTAGATTCTTATGACGAACTTGACTTATTAGGTCGACTTCGTTGAAAAACTGATCAGCCCACTGCCTTGTATTTAGGAATAGTCTCTTGACAGCAACTTCTTTTCCATCCAGAAGAACAGCCTACAGAGTAGGTCGTATCTTGGATCAATATATGGAAATCTCAGTTTCTCTTTTAGCATATTGCTGAGGGAAAATCAAACTAACATTTCAGAGTAGGTAAAATTGTTATACCTTGTATACAGCTCCGTAGCTTCCTTGACCAAGTTTGTTTGCTGGATCAAAATAATTTGTTGCTTTTCTTAACTCTTCATATTTGAAATTCAGACTAGACTGTGCAATTCTCACAGAGAGTCCATCTCCATACATATCTGTAGTCCATTACAAATATAACAGGTATAAAGAAGAAAATCCACCGAAGATTAAGCATTTTTAAGTCTGAAACTGACCTATGAATGAGTTGCACCCTTTTTTGCTCCTAAGAATTCTTTTCTTCCATGCAAGAAAACCAATAATGAAAGCAGTTGCAGAAGCACCAACAAAGGAACCCAACAGTATCCAAACAACGCCATTGTTACCTGCATATTATGGAGAGGTGATTTTCAGCAAAACAGCAAAAGCAAATGGATGGAGCAGCAGGATATTAAGGATAGGAGGGCAAACATGCAGTGCGTCTTTAGtcaaatcaagaaaaatatattagaaAATAAGAACTGAGGCGGCCGCAGGTGAATGGGGACGGCGGTGGTGGATTGGTGCTTGAGAGCGCGAGACAGGAGCTGTAGGACCGTGAGACGGGAGCACGAGGGCAAAATCATCAAAGGATCGGAGGGAGTAGTACGATTACTGATTAGCAGGTGAAAATAGTCAAAATTGAGCAGCACCggattgaattggacaacaCTCCGACGTGAAGAGGTCAAGAAGTATAGCATAGGCAGGACCGCAGGAGCCATTCAAAGCGTATCGTTGCAGAGCATAGCAGCCAGAACTTTGAATAATGTGGTTTGGAAATTCGAATTGTCGTACCTGACGAGCCCGACCCCGTCGTGGCGTTGTCATTCCAGAACCGCCGCGTGGAGTAGCGGAGGTAGCACCCGGTGAAGAGCGCGCGCCCCTCCGTCGCCGGCGCGCAGAGCGCCACCGCGCTCGACGCGGCGCGGAGGCACTGCTCGCACGAGGTGCCGTTGAGGCTCTCCCAGCACTGCGCGAGCGCGAACGCCGTCGCGCTGCCGGCCGCCGCCGACCCCACCCCGAACCCCTCGctccccggcgccgccgccgccccggtGACGTTCGTCATCGCCACGCGCACCGCGTCCCCGAATCCGCGCGGGTCGGCAGTATAGTTCCCCTCCGAGCCTGACCCACACACGGTGGCGTCCGCTGCCCCGACGGCCTCCCCGAAGAAGGAGTAGTTGCCGTACCTCCCGAAGCAGCCGTCGAGGTAGAGCCGCCCCCCGACGCGCGGGTAGCACTTGGGGAGCAGCGACCTGACCtcggcgaagcagagcttgcaGTCGACGGGGGAGAGGTCGCGCAGACACTGGCCGAGGCCGAAGACCGTGTTGGGGCCGGAGCCCACGGCGGAGGTGCCGAAGCCGTGCGCGCTGACGTTGCTGTTGAGGTCATCCATGGACGGGACGAAGTTGTCGGCGAGGGCCGAGCCGGAGACAGCCGTCCCCGGCGAGCACGACCGCCCCG includes:
- the LOC133914108 gene encoding cysteine-rich receptor-like protein kinase 2, producing MALPLSLALVLALCGAVAGDPRTSVAGRSCSPGTAVSGSALADNFVPSMDDLNSNVSAHGFGTSAVGSGPNTVFGLGQCLRDLSPVDCKLCFAEVRSLLPKCYPRVGGRLYLDGCFGRYGNYSFFGEAVGAADATVCGSGSEGNYTADPRGFGDAVRVAMTNVTGAAAAPGSEGFGVGSAAAGSATAFALAQCWESLNGTSCEQCLRAASSAVALCAPATEGRALFTGCYLRYSTRRFWNDNATTGSGSSGNNGVVWILLGSFVGASATAFIIGFLAWKKRILRSKKGCNSFIDMYGDGLSVRIAQSSLNFKYEELRKATNYFDPANKLGQGSYGAVYKAVLLDGKEVAVKRLFLNTRQWADQFFNEVDLISQVRHKNLVKLLGCSVDGPESLLVYEYYFNKSLYLFLFDASRRRNLTWDLRVDIIQGIAEGLSYLHEESETRIIHRDIKASNILLDDKLKPKITDFGLARAFGEDVTHLTTGAAGTLGYMAPEYVVHGHLTEKADVFSYGVLVLEIITGKRCSGSNGSHGGQVLLTKVWKHYKENTVEMIVDRSIYEDTIRDEVMHILQIGLLCTQANPDDRPTMGKVVELLRNHRHDLEIVLSDPPFLNVEAVENIKEGEQSQLLSTNSAPSLSGSSRSYLSGR